From Thamnophis elegans isolate rThaEle1 chromosome 12, rThaEle1.pri, whole genome shotgun sequence, one genomic window encodes:
- the SYF2 gene encoding pre-mRNA-splicing factor SYF2 has protein sequence MATAVDTGASADGTMASNTSDSLMTAEEAAAQKREERLRKFRELHLKRNEARKLNHQEVVEEDKRLKLPSNWEAKKARLEWELKVEEKKKECLLKGEDYERVKLLEVSAEDAERFERKRKKRNPDSGFSDYAAAQLRQYQRLTRQIKPDLEKYEKLKEESGEDFFPTSNSLLHGTHVPSKEGVDKMVSDLGKQIQKREKYSRRRSYNDDADIDYINERNAKFNKKAERFYGKYTAEIKQNLERGTAV, from the exons ATGGCAACTGCTGTGGATACGGGAGCCTCTGCGGATGGGACG ATGGCTTCCAACACTTCAGACAGCCTGATgacagctgaagaagctgctgCCCAAAAGAGAGAAGAACGGCTTAGAAAATTCCGAGAGCTTCATTTGAAAAGG aatgaagCCCGTAAGTTAAATCATCAGGAAGTTGTGGAAGAAGATAAAAGGCTGAAGTTACCAAGCAACTGGGAAGCAAAAAAGGCTCGCTTAGAATGGGAACtcaaagtggaagaaaagaaaaag GAATGCTTGCTGAAAGGAGAAGATTATGAGAGAGTAAAGCTGCTAGAAGTAAGTGCAGAAGATGCAGAACGCtttgagaggaaaaggaagaagagaaatccTGATTCTGGATTTTCAG ACTATGCAGCTGCTCAGTTACGCCAGTATCAGCGGTTGACCAGGCAAATTAAACCTGACCTAGAAAAGtatgaaaaattaaaagaagaaag tGGTGAAGATTTTTTTCCAACTTCAAATAGTTTACTCCATGGAACTCATGTGCCCTCCAAAGAAGGCGTTGACAAAATGGTTTCAGATCTTGGAAAACA AATTCAAAAACGTGAAAAATACAGCCGGAGACGTTCTTACAATGATGATGCAGATATTGACTACATCAATGAGCGAAATGCCAAGTTCAATAAAAAGGCTGAGAGGTTCTATGGGAAATACACTGCAGAAATTAAGCAGAATTTGGAAAGAGGGACAGCTGTGTAG
- the RSRP1 gene encoding LOW QUALITY PROTEIN: arginine/serine-rich protein 1 (The sequence of the model RefSeq protein was modified relative to this genomic sequence to represent the inferred CDS: substituted 2 bases at 2 genomic stop codons), translated as MRNNAIDSQRARLLPALFWNLLFPSVGVGRSKVAPSSPPQEPPQSQSPHQINGSCKKKEISVALNGFLDNLTLSSSKGRSQSCSRSSCSRRSSSVSSSDSSYSSTSSISSYSTSTSRSRSRSRGHAKRICSRRSRGYSRSYSRSYLRSHDYRYRERSHLRYYRRHPHSCPIYKSWSRPPIRSYYHRSYSRSRSRSQGYYGFGITVCPEAYRRXRNSXTRSHNRTPLRLTEKGIFWGLGGNIGLSRIFQNYLENSLSRYENGNV; from the exons ATGCGCAATAACGCCATTGACAGCCAACGGGCGCGCCTTTTACCCGCGCTCTTCTGGAACCTTCTGTTTCCTTCAGTCGGAGTCGGGCGCTCGAAGGTTGCG CCGAGCTCTCCCCCTCAGGAACCTCCGCAAAGCCA GAGTCCTCACCAAATCAATGGAAGTTGCAAGAAGAAAGAGATTTCTGTGGCACTTAATG GATTCCTGGATAACTTGACTCTGAGCTCATCTAAAGGGAGATCTCAATCATGTTCAAGGAGCAGCTGTAGCAGGCGATCTTCCTCTGTATCTTCTAGTGATTCATCTTACAGTTCGACTTCAAGTATTTCATCTTACTCCACAAGCACAAGTAGATCGAGGAGCAGATCAAGAGGACATGCTAAAAGGATTTGTTCTCGTAGATCCAGAGGATACTCAAGATCTTATTCCAGGAGTTACTTACGATCACACGATTACAGATACCGGGAAAGATCCCATCTTAGATATTACAGAAGACATCCTCACTCATGtccaatatataaatcatggagCAGACCTCCTATTAGATCATACTATCACAGGTCTTACTCCAGAAGTAGATCAAGAAGCCAAGGATACTATGGGTTTGGAATAACCGTTTGTCCTGAAGCTTATAGAAGGTGAAGAAACTCCTGAACAAGATCTCACAATAGAACCCCTCTTCGCTTGACAGAAAAAGGTATTttttgggggttgggggggaataTTGGGTTGTCAAGAATATtccaaaattatttggaaaattcTTTGTCCAGATATGAAAATGGCAATGTTTGA